A single window of Grus americana isolate bGruAme1 chromosome 10, bGruAme1.mat, whole genome shotgun sequence DNA harbors:
- the MAPK6 gene encoding mitogen-activated protein kinase 6 produces the protein MAEKFESLMNIHGFDLGSRYMDLKPLGCGGNGLVFSAVDNDCDKRVAVKKIVLTDPQSVKHALREIKIIRRLDHDNIVKVFEILGPSGSQLTDDVGSLTELNCVYIVQEYMETDLANLLEQGPLLEDHARLFMYQLLRGLKYIHSANVLHRDLKPANLFINTEDLVLKIGDFGLARIMDPHYSHKGHLSEGLVTKWYRSPRLLLSPNNYTKAIDMWAAGCIFAEMLTGKTLFAGAHELEQMQLILESIPVVHEEDRQELLNVIPVYIRNDMTEPHKPLTQLLPGISPEALDFLEQILTFSPMDRLTAEEALSHPYMSIYSFPTDEPISSHPFHIEDEVDDILLMDESHSHIYNWERYHESQFSDHDWPIHNNYEADEVQRDPRALSDVTDEEEVQVDPRKYLDGDREKYLEDPAFDTHFSTEPCWQYSDHHENKYCDLECSHTCNYKMRSSSYLDNLVWRDSEVNHYYEPKLIIDLSNWKEQSKEKSDKKGKSKCEKNGLVKAQIALEEASQQLVEKEREKNQGFDFDSFIAGTIQLSLQHESTDVDKLNDLNSSVSQIELKGFISKSVSREKQEKGMANLAQLEALYQTSWDSQFVSSGEECFLIDQFCCEVRKDEQVEKENTYTSYLDKFFSKKEDAEMLEPEPVEEGKLGEKEREESFLSNSGELLFNKQLEAIGIPQFHSPVGSPLKSIQATLTPSAMKSSPQIPHKTYSSILKHLN, from the exons atggcagaaaaatttGAAAGTCTCATGAACATTCATGGTTTTGATCTGGGCTCTCGCTATATGGACTTAAAACCACTGGGCTGTGGTGGAAATGGCTTAGTTTTTTCTGCTGTCGATAATGACTGTGACAAAAGAGTGGCCGTCAAGAAAATTGTCCTTACAGATCCCCAGAGTGTTAAACATGCTCTACGTGAGATCAAAATTATTAGAAGACTTGACCACGATAACATTGTCAAAGTATTTGAAATTCTTGGTCCTAGTGGAAGCCAGTTAACAGATGACGTGGGCTCCCTTACAGAATTGAACTGTGTTTACATTGTCCAGGAATACATGGAGACAGATCTGGCTAATCTGCTAGAGCAAGGCCCTTTACTGGAAGATCATGCCAGACTTTTCATGTACCAGCTGCTACGTGGGCTCAAGTATATTCACTCTGCAAATGTTCTGCATAGAGATCTCAAACCAGCTAATCTTTTCATTAATACTGAAGACTTGGTGCTGAAGATTGGTGACTTTGGTCTTGCACGAATCATGGATCCTCATTATTCCCACAAG GGCCATCTTTCTGAAGGATTGGTTACTAAATGGTACAGATCGCCCCGTCTTTTGCTTTCTCCAAACAACTACACTAAAGCCATTGACATGTGGGCTGCCGGTTGCATCTTTGCTGAAATGCTGACTGGGAAAACCCTCTTTGCAG GTGCACATGAACTTGAACAGATGCAGTTGATTCTAGAATCAATTCCTGTTGTACATGAGGAGGACCGTCAGGAGCTTCTCAATGTAATTCCAGTTTACATTAGAAACGATATGACTGAGCCACACAAACCTTTAACTCAGTTGCTTCCAGGCATCAGTCCTGAAG CGCTGGACTTTCTGGAGCAAATTTTGACATTTAGTCCCATGGATCGATTGACAGCAGAAGAAGCTTTGTCCCATCCTTATATGAGCATTTATTCCTTTCCAACGGATGAGCCTATTTCAAGTCATCCTTTTCACATTGAAGACGAGGTTGATGATATTCTGCTGATGGATGAAAGTCACAGCCATATTTACAATTGGGAAAG ATACCATGAAAGTCAGTTTTCAGACCATGACTGGCCTATTCATAATAACTATGAAGCTGATGAAGTTCAGCGTGATCCAAGGGCTCTTTCTGATGTTACTGATGAGGAAGAAGTGCAAGTAGATCCTCGCAAATATTTGGATGGAGATCGTGAAAAGTATCTGGAGGATCCTGCCTTTGACACCCACTTCTCTACTGAGCCTTGCTGGCAGTATTCGGATCACCATGAAAACAAGTATTGTGATCTGGAATGTAGTCACACTTGTAATTACAAAATGAGGTCATCTTCATACCTAGATAATTTAGTTTGGCGAGACAGTGAAGTTAACCATTATTATGAGCCCAAGCTTATTATAGATCTTTCGAACTGGAAggaacagagcaaagaaaagtcTGATAAGAAAGGCAAGTCTAAATGTGAAAAGAATGGGTTGGTGAAAGCTCAGATAGCACTTGAGGAAGCATCACAGCAACTtgttgaaaaagaaagggagaagaatcAAGGATTTGACTTCGATTCATTTATAGCAGGAACCATTCAGCTTAGTTTACAACATGAGTCTACTGATGTTGATAAATTAAATGACTTGAATAGCTCAGTGTCTCAAATAGAGTTGAAAGGATTCATATCGAAGTCAGtaagcagagagaagcaggagaaaggaatgGCTAATTTGGCGCAGTTAGAAGCTCTGTACCAAACTTCTTGGGACAGTCAGTTTGTAAGTAGCGGGGAGGAGTGCTTCCTCATAGACCAGTTTTGTTGCGAAGTAAGGAAAGATGAAcaagttgaaaaagaaaatacttacaCCAGTTATTTGGACAAATTTTTTAGTAAGAAAGAAGATGCTGAAATGCTAGAACCTGAGCCAGTAGAAGAGGGGAAGcttggggagaaggaaagggaagagagctTTCTCAGTAACAGTGGAGAACTCCTCTTCAACAAGCAGCTCGAGGCTATAGGTATTCCTCAGTTTCACAGCCCTGTTGGTTCGCCACTGAAATCAATACAGGCCACGTTAACACCTTCTGCTATGAAATCATCTCCCCAGATTCCCCACAAAACGTACAGCAGCATTCTGAAACATCTAAATTAA